The following proteins are co-located in the Vigna angularis cultivar LongXiaoDou No.4 chromosome 2, ASM1680809v1, whole genome shotgun sequence genome:
- the LOC108329134 gene encoding receptor-like protein kinase ANXUR2, whose product MGQCLSFCCFKHTASSQQQYPTVIEELCPQFSLADLRKWTNNFDKNQIIGIGGLGIVYKGSLRNSCATESTIAIKRIHAITEKELKQFKNEIELLCQLRHPNLVTLLGFCDHRDEKNIVYEYMTNGSLRDVLYCSDMKKKPLTWKQRLNICIGVAKALHYLHTGLKRTVFHRNVIPYNILLDSNMEAKLSDFRLCLTGPHHASKPKPKTITKDGFSGTYGYEAPEISENNTLTEKCDVYSFGVVILEVVCKDKLNSVEKRQKNPVEENIDPNIKGKIAPESWEVFINITERCLNFDPNERPSMGEVEVQLELALSLQEEADIRNSCDAYTLLSMTIIS is encoded by the exons ATGGGACAATGTTTGAGCTTCTGTTGCTTTAAGCATACAGCTTCGTCTCAGCAACAGTATCCAACTGTGATAGAAGAGCTTTGCCCTCAATTTTCTCTAGCCGATCTTAGGAAATGGACAAACAACTTTGACAAAAACCAAATAATTGGAATTGGAGGCCTTGGCATTGTATATAAAGGCTCTCTCCGAAACAGCTGTGCTACCGAgtctacaattgcaatcaagCGAATACATGCGATTACTGAGAAGGAACTTAAGCAGTTCAAGAACGAAATTGAGTTGCTCTGCCAGCTTCGCCATCCAAACTTGGTCACTCTGTTAGGATTTTGTGACCACAGAGACGAGAAGAATATTGTATATGAGTACATGACCAATGGATCTCTCCGTGATGTCCTATATTGTAGTGATATGAAAAAGAAGCCACTAACATGGAAGCAGAGGCTAAACATCTGCATAGGAGTAGCGAAGGCACTACACTACCTTCACACAGGTCTCAAGAGAACAGTCTTTCATCGTAACGTAATACCTTATAATATTCTTTTGGATAGCAACATGGAGGCAAAACTCTCAGACTTCCGACTTTGCTTAACAGGACCACATCATGCATCAAAGCCAAAACCAAAGACaataacaaaagatggcttttcag GTACGTATGGTTACGAGGCTCCTGAGATTTCAGAAAACAATACATTAACAGAAAAATGCGATGTTTACTCCTTTGGTGTAGTTATACTAGAAGTGGTATGCAAAGACAAGCTAAACAGTGTTGAGAAGAGGCAGAAAAACCCTGTTGAGGAGAATATTGATCCAAATATTAAAGGAAAGATTGCACCAGAGAGTTGGGAAGTATTTATAAACATCACAGAAAGATGCTTGAACTTTGATCCAAATGAGCGACCATCAATGGGTGAAGTGGAGGTTCAACTTGAGCTTGCTCTGTCACTGCAGGAAGAAGCAGATATAAGAAATAGCTGTGATGCTTATACCCTATTATCTATGACCATTATTAGTTAA
- the LOC108329133 gene encoding receptor-like protein kinase ANXUR2, with protein sequence MGQCLSFCCFKHTASSQRQYPTVIEELCPQFSLADLKKSTNNFDEKQIIGSGSLGIVYKGSLRNSCVTECTVAIKRIYGITEKELKQFKNEIELLCQFRHPNLVTLLGFCDHRDEKNIVYEYMTNGSLRDVLYCSDMKKKPLTWKQRLNICIGVAKALHYLHTGLKRTIFHRDITPYKILLDSNMEAKLSDFRLSLTGPHYASKPPPKIITKDGFTGTYGYVAPEISQSNTLTEKSDIYSFGVVILEVVCKDKLKSVEKTQKHPVEEYIDPNIKGKIAPESWEVFIDITERCLNFDPNERPSMGEVEIQLELSLSLQEEADVRNTCDDYNLSSLTIIN encoded by the exons ATGGGACAATGTTTGAGCTTCTGCTGCTTTAAGCACACAGCTTCGTCTCAGCGACAGTATCCAACTGTGATAGAAGAGCTTTGCCCTCAATTTTCTCTAGCCGATCTTAAGAAATCGACAAACAACTTTGATGAAAAGCAAATAATTGGAAGTGGAAGCCTTGGCATTGTATATAAAGGCTCTCTCCGAAACAGTTGTGTTACTGAGTGTACAGTTGCAATCAAGCGAATATATGGGATCACTGAGAAGGAACTTAAGCAGTTCAAGAACGAAATTGAGTTGCTCTGCCAGTTTCGCCATCCAAATTTGGTCACTCTATTAGGATTTTGTGACCACAGAGACGAGAAGAATATTGTATATGAGTACATGACCAATGGATCTCTCCGTGATGTCCTATATTGTAGTGATATGAAAAAGAAGCCACTAACATGGAAGCAGAGGCTAAACATCTGCATAGGAGTAGCGAAGGCACTACACTACCTTCACACAGGTCTCAAGAGAACAATCTTTCATCGTGACATAACACCGTATAAAATTCTTTTGGATAGCAACATGGAGGCAAAACTCTCAGACTTCCGACTTTCCCTAACAGGACCACATTATGCATCAAAGCCACCACCAAAGATaataacaaaagatggctttacag GTACATATGGTTACGTGGCTCCTGAGATTTCACAAAGCAATACATTAACAGAAAAAAGCGATATTTACTCCTTCGGTGTAGTTATACTAGAAGTGGTATGCAAAGACAAGCTAAAAAGTGTTGAGAAGACGCAGAAACACCCTGTTGAGGAGTATATTGATCCAAATATTAAAGGAAAGATTGCACCAGAGAGTTGGGAAGTATTTATAGACATCACAGAAAGATGCTTGAACTTTGATCCAAACGAGCGACCATCAATGGGTGAAGTGGAGATTCAACTTGAGCTTTCTCTGTCACTGCAGGAAGAAGCAGATGTAAGAAATACTTGTGATGATTATAACCTATCATCTCTGACCATTATTAATTAG